One stretch of Bacillus spongiae DNA includes these proteins:
- a CDS encoding NUDIX domain-containing protein, with product MKRIDELKAGVAVIILNEENKVLLQKRADVGLWGIPSGHIEIGETVSEAAIREVKEETNLRIRIKKLIGVYSDPNSQVFVYPNGEVIHFITTCFLAEITGGELRCNSDESLELKFFDQQNLPQDLLKMHPRWLEDALAEREMAFIR from the coding sequence ATGAAGAGAATTGATGAATTGAAAGCTGGTGTTGCCGTTATCATTTTGAATGAAGAGAATAAAGTTTTGTTGCAGAAAAGAGCTGATGTAGGGCTCTGGGGTATTCCTTCAGGACATATAGAAATAGGAGAAACAGTTTCTGAAGCAGCTATCAGAGAAGTAAAAGAAGAAACCAATTTACGTATAAGAATTAAAAAGCTGATTGGTGTATACTCTGACCCTAATTCACAAGTGTTTGTTTACCCAAATGGTGAAGTAATACATTTTATAACTACCTGTTTCCTTGCTGAAATTACAGGTGGAGAACTTAGATGTAACTCAGATGAATCACTTGAACTTAAATTTTTTGATCAACAAAACCTACCACAAGATTTATTGAAAATGCATCCGCGATGGTTAGAGGATGCGCTTGCTGAAAGAGAAATGGCATTCATTCGTTAA